A window of the Hordeum vulgare subsp. vulgare chromosome 5H, MorexV3_pseudomolecules_assembly, whole genome shotgun sequence genome harbors these coding sequences:
- the LOC123397407 gene encoding aldehyde dehydrogenase family 7 member A1, translating into MASFAREEHQFLAELGLAPRNPGSFACGAWGGSGPVVATTNPTNNEVIAEVVEASVDDYEKGMSACFDAARTWMAVPAPKRGEIVRQIGDALRAKLHHLGRLLSLEMGKILPEGIGEVQEIIDMCDYAVGLSRQLNGSIIPSERPNHMMMEVWNPLGVVGVITAFNFPCAVLGWNACIALVCGNCVVWKGAPTTPLITIAMTKIVASVFEKNNLPSAIFTAFCGGAEIGQAIALDTRIPLVSFTGSTKVGQMVQQQVSARFGKCLLELSGNNAIIVMDDADIPLAVRSVLFAAVGTAGQRCTTCRRLLLHESIYQTFLDQLVEVYKQVRIGDPMEKGTLLGPLHTTASKESFLKGIQTIRSQGGKILLGGSSIESEGNFVQPTIVEISPDAPVVREELFGPVLYAMKFQTLKEAIEINNSVPQGLSSSIFTRKPDAIFKWIGPHGSDCGIVNVNIPTNGAEIGGAFGGEKATGGGREAGSDSWKQYMRRATCTINYGSELPLAQGINFG; encoded by the exons ATGGCGAGCTTCGCGAGGGAGGAGCACCAGTTCCTCGCCGAGCTCGGCCTCGCGCCGCGCAACCCGGGCTCCTTCGCCTGCGGCGCCTGGGGCGGCTCGGGCCCCGTCGTCGCCACCACCAACCCCACCAACAACGAG GTCATTGCCGAGGTCGTCGAAGCGTCCGTGGACGACTACGAGAAGGGCATGAGCGCCTGCTTCGATGCCGCCAGGACCTGGATGGCT gTCCCGGCTCCGAAACGAGGAGAAATTGTTAGGCAGATTGGTGATGCCCTGAGAGCAAAGCTTCATCACCTCGGCAGACTTCTGTCACTTGAGATGGGGAAAATTCTCCCTGAAGGAATTGGGGAGGTTCAG GAAATTATTGACATGTGTGATTATGCTGTGGGGCTAAGTCGTCAGCTAAATGGATCCATCATACCATCTGAAC GCCCAAACCATATGATGATGGAG GTCTGGAATCCTCTTGGAGTTGTTGGTGTCATCACAGCATTCAATTTCCCTTGCGCCGTGCTGG GTTGGAATGCTTGCATTGCTTTGGTCTGCGGCAACTGTGTTGTCTG gaagggtgctccaactactccatTGATCACTATTGCAATGACTAAAATAGTGGCTAGTGTATTTGAGAAGAACAACTTGCCAAGTGCAATCTTCACAGCTTTTTGTGGGGGTGCTGAAATTGGTCAAGCAATTGCTCTTGACACAAGGATACCTTTGGTTTCATTCACAGGAAGTACAAAG GTTGGTCAAATGGTTCAGCAACAGGTTAGCGCGAGATTTGGTAAATGCCTTCTTGAACTTAGTGGGAACAATGCCATTATTGTCATGGATGATGCAGACATTCCACTAGCTGTGCGTTCTGTTTTGTTTGCTGCTGTTGGCACAGCAGGGCAACGATGCACTACATGTCGTAGGCTG CTTCTTCATGaaagcatatatcaaacatttcttgatcaacttgttgaggttTATAAACAAGTCCGTATTGGGGATCCTATGGAAAAGGGCACCTTGCTGGGACCACTGCACACTACTGCATCAAAAGAAAGCTTTTTGAAAGGCATCCAAACTATCAGATCCCAG GGAGGAAAAATCCTTCTAGGAGGATCTTCTATTGAATCAGAAGGGAACTTTGTTCAACCAACAATTGTGGAAATTTCACCTGATGCGCCAGTTGTGAGGGAAGAATTGTTTGGTCCTGTCCTTTATGCCATGAAATTTCAG ACCCTGAAGGAAGCAATTGAAATCAACAATTCTGTTCCTCAAGGATTGAGCAGTTCTATATTTACAAGGAAGCCAGATGCTATTTTCAAGTGGATTGG GCCTCATGGTAGTGATTGTGGTATAGTGAATGTAAATATACCCACTAATGGTGCTGAAATTGGTGGAGCTTTTGGTGGAGAAAAAGCAACCGGTGGCGGACGAGAAGCAGGAAGTGATTCCTGGAAGCAATACATGAGGAGGGCTACTTG tacaaTCAACTACGGAAGCGAGCTGCCTCTAGCACAGGGAATAAATTTTGGCTAG